In a single window of the Pocillopora verrucosa isolate sample1 chromosome 4, ASM3666991v2, whole genome shotgun sequence genome:
- the LOC131795955 gene encoding uncharacterized protein, translated as MAVRVKTDRESHLSYCTGALGKVDSLQLQKNASNDESFDLVRQQTSFVDETAQGNVSFSQIDPHRIIKQETDENYNITTPPRSARSPSPRGNRRSKSPQDNASPHQFTEKFSPDNMKKEYSEDVSPPGSAARSPNSPFFERRSHSEAIVVSNTTLHVPGSRLFRPDERMRNLHFEALKNHQGSTVHADDLPCTSKRVYSHYGSVPTMVSRYPENFVVPRFRARSNEDFLRHEWQQSSLYEVSHREPSLYRNGVTKVLNESEPRSKNTSNGFQEEQGPEVNGSSPNDPKTYQNGVSATGINSEQGAVHRKDEEPVWKKYQWYRDRKRPHSQQTKPRKLEQTIFMQYNEIRCRRVQEGKVVNAGRRRSSESWFLGNGKEVNHSHPLSPKRARTHEYSYGEAQSNIAVVEQLRSPPPQTLGHDNLERANKSYVLPRGNLTHNVDEDNLERFKDADETDFNRTGNFYCFCGREGCIEQQRSARPVIFCHEELKARNQDCSTKFREETGVEIVDGEERMSPDLGDDTFEGISSQIDNDNTEVLPEKLRRCPQDVAKILRLNRIVKAVTNGRKRAITSDSKKELQTVIKMKKRENNHNSTAHGDDDEVTSIGRLEKRMENLSDSEQESDQRCDSENLAEKTIEDDDDDEEERNPIGNYMDYFSYPEKKPQQMRNEFDNSSVFPQSVSDQEPFPVRKPNGVEDIPARDDDAAVCQVNGLLSLPGFKETKFNISLGELKRRMNPPETLTRVEMISYVRQAKSSGRVLLDKNNIVTANRSRPTILSRVCEGEAQVLAEGIQKMNRDYLPLTELARKTVDAYKDDDCQVENCEDCRLKLRRRIVDVEITRNSLKELHKTIEDSRKDDLLHTFELASHTFGVANILNHLSLLDDYFKTLLLTLQDE; from the exons ATGGCAGTGAGGGTGAAGACAGACAGAGAAAGTCACCTCTCGTATTGTACAGGGGCTTTAGGGAAGGTGGATTCTCTGCAGCTACAGAAAAATGCTTCAAATGATGAAAGTTTTGACCTTGTCAGACAACAAACGAGCTTTGTAGATGAAACTGCACAAG GGAACGTGTCTTTCTCGCAAATTGATCCTCACCGGATTATAAAGCAAGAAACAGACGAAAACTATAACATTACAACGCCGCCTCGCTCAGCCAGGAGCCCTTCGCCGAGAGGAAACAGGCGAAGTAAATCGCCCCAGGATAATGCATCGCCCCACCAATTCACCGAGAAGTTCTCGCCAGACAACATGAAAAAAGAATATTCAGAAGATGTTTCCCCACCTGGGAGCGCGGCTCGTTCACCAAATTCTCCCTTTTTTGAGAGGAGGTCGCATTCTGAGGCCATTGTTGTCTCAAACACAACCTTACACGTACCGGGTTCTCGGTTGTTCCGACCGGACGAACGAATGAGAAATCTACATTTCGAAGCGCTAAAAAACCATCAAGGTTCGACTGTACATGCTGATGATCTTCCTTGCACCTCTAAGAGGGTTTACAGCCATTATGGTTCAGTTCCTACCATGGTTTCACGTTACCCGGAAAATTTTGTTGTTCCACGTTTTAGAGCACGAAGCAACGAGGATTTTTTGCGCCACGAGTGGCAACAGTCCTCTCTGTACGAGGTTAGTCATAGGGAGCCTTCCCTTTACAGAAACGGTGTTACAAAAGTCTTAAATGAAAGTGAACCCAGAAGTAAGAATACCTCCAATGGTTTCCAAGAAGAGCAAGGGCCTGAAGTGAATGGCTCATCGCCAAACGACCCCAAAACGTATCAAAACGGGGTCTCCGCAACTGGAATAAATTCAGAACAGGGCGCTGTCCACAGGAAGGACGAGGAGCCAGTGTGGAAGAAATACCAGTGGTACAGAGACCGGAAGCGACCACATTCTCAACAGACTAAACCGCGTAAATTAGAGCAAACCATTTTCATGCAGTACAACGAGATCCGCTGCAGAAGAGTACAAGAGGGAAAGGTAGTGAACGCAGGCAGGAGGAGATCGTCAGAGTCTTGGTTTCTCGGCAACGGTAAAGAAGTCAATCATTCGCATCCTTTGTCTCCTAAAAGGGCTCGCACTCATGAGTATTCTTACGGAGAGGCGCAGTCCAACATTGCCGTTGTTGAGCAACTACGTTCCCCACCTCCACAAACGCTGGGCCACGACAATTTGGAGCGCGCAAACAAATCGTACGTTCTGCCCAGGGGTAACCTTACTCACAACGTTGACGAAGACAATTTGGAGAGATTCAAGGACGCGGATGAAACCGATTTTAACAGGACAGGAAACTTTTATTGTTTCTGTGGTAGGGAAGGCTGCATTGAGCAACAAAGATCAGCTCGGCCTGTCATATTCTGCCATGAAGAACTAAAAGCAAGAAACCAAGACTGCAGCACTAAGTTTAGGGAAGAGACAGGCGTTGAAATCGTTGATGGCGAAGAACGAATGTCCCCTGACCTTGGAGATGACACTTTCGAAGGGATCAGCAGCCAAATAGATAATGATAACACAGAGGTTCTTCCCGAGAAATTGCGTCGTTGTCCCCAAGACGTAGCAAAGATTCTGCGTCTTAACAGGATCGTAAAAGCCGTCACAAATGGCAGGAAAAGGGCTATTACTTCAGATTCGAAAAAAGAACTGCAAACAGTcattaaaatgaagaaacgcGAGAACAATCACAACTCGACCGCACATGGAGATGATGATGAAGTTACGTCTATAGGAAGACTCGAAAAGCGGATGGAAAATCTGAGCGATTCTGAACAAGAGAGCGACCAAAGATGCGACAGTGAGAATTTAGCGGAGAAAACGATAGaggatgatgacgatgatgaagaagaaagaaatcctATTGGAAACTACATGGATTATTTTAGCTACCCTGAGAAAAAGCCTCAACAAATGAGAAACGAATTCGATAACAGTTCTGTCTTTCCGCAGTCTGTTTCCGATCAAGAACCGTTTCCAGTTCGCAAGCCAAACGGTGTTGAAGATATACCTGCCCGTGATGACGACGCCGCGGTATGTCAGGTAAACGGGCTTCTTTCACTGCCCGgattcaaagaaacaaagtttAACATCAGCCTAGGAGAGCTTAAAAGACGGATGAACCCGCCGGAGACACTAACACGAGTTGAAATGATATCATACGTGAGACAGGCCAAGTCATCGGGGAGGGTTCTCCTGGACAAAAACAACATCGTCACCGCTAATCGTTCGCGCCCCACTATTCTTTCGCGCGTTTGCGAGGGTGAGGCGCAAGTCTTAGCCGAAGGAATACAGAAGATGAACAGGGACTATCTACCGCTTACAGAGCTGGCTCGTAAAACGGTCGACGCTTATAAGGACGACGACTGTCAGGTAGAGAACTGTGAGGACTGCAGACTCAAACTCAGAAGAAGAATTGTGGATGTTGAAATAACAAG AAACTCGCTGAAAGAGCTGCATAAGACTATCGAAGACAGTAGAAAGGACGATCTACTTCATACATTTGAGCTTGCGTCGCACACTTTTGGGGTGGCAAACATTCTCAACCATTTATCTCTTCTAGATGACTACTTTAAAACTTTGTTATTGACGCTACAAGACGAATGA